CTCGTCTAGTTCAACAAAGCAAGTATCGTCAAGCTCGGTATCAATACGTTTGTAGATAAAATTTTCAGCCTCCTGCTTGTCAATCCCATTTTGTAACAGACTGATCAGATTTTGAACCTGTTGCGACTGTCCTTGCATAAAAAGTTCCATGATCCGCTTTCTTCCTTTTATCCAGTAAAGTAATCCCCAATCATTGCGGGAGCAGGCGTCCGTGAACTTCTGGTGCCCGGTGCCGATAGAAAGCACCCGCAAGTTGCCTAAGTCCTGACCAAAGGCTTTCTGGGCCTCAATAATAGCCAGCAGTGTTGGGTTATTGGCAAACACCCCGCCATCCACCTTATTACTAAATAATTGCTCGATACCTTTCAGGTCCTGGTATTTTGCTGAAAACGGATCAAAATATGTCGGCGCTGCTGATGTTGCCAGGGCTGCCTGATAAGCGGGGATGTGATAATCTCGTACAAATCTCGGGTGATATTTGTTCTTCAGCACCGAGGGCTTGCCCTGCATCAGGTCATAGATTGGGATACAAACGGGTATCTTGCAGTCCAGTAGAAGCGGGTCTGTGCCACCATGTACCTCCCGAAACTTATCCCTGATTAACTGCTCCAAAGCGCTTCTGTCATGTTTTGAATAAAATAGGCTGCTCAGTAATCCCTTCTTTTTTCCAAAGATCTTCTCAGCGTTGTTTAAATAAAGATCGTGAATGTCCTTTGCAGGTATTCCCAGCGCCAATGCCAGTGCAATGATCCCTCCGGTAGACGTCCCTGTAATGAGCTGAAAGTGCTGGAAGATCTGGTGGTTTTCAATTCCCCGCTGTTTAAGCTCCGCTTCCAGGTTTGCCAGTAGCATGGCTGGAAAAACGCCACGAATTCCCCCGCCATCAATAGACAATATATTAAATGATTTCTCTGTTTCCATTATCCTTTACTTTTTGTTGGGTCAGCCGATCTAGGATAGGTTCGTTCTTCCTGGATGCGGCCATCCATTTTGTGAATTTTTAATGATGAATTTGAGTCGCTCAATATTTCAGCGCTCTTTCTGATCGCTTCCTCCTTACTAGAACCGGAGAAATTTGCCGTCGCCCGGGAAGTATTTTCCCGTTGGAGTTTCCAGCTTTCTCTATCTTTGGTTAAATGATAATTTTTCATAATTGTCAAAATTTATTAATTGTGATCTTTCTCCGGTTTCGGATCATGCGAGGTGCCGCCTCCGTACCACTGCCCCGCTGGAAGCCATAGTTCGTAGAAATATAACCATTCGCTGATCCAGGGAATAATTGTTTGGGACATATATTTGCTTTTGTTCCATTCCTTGCCGTCGGGAAAATAGAGGCAGAGCTCCTGTTTTTCTGTCGAATAAACGTGTGGTAGCTTCTTAGCTCCCTTGGCGAGAGCCAGTTTGGGCGATAAAACAAAAACTTCGATGCCATTTGTGCGTGTATAGACGAGCCGCACCCTATACTCTTCACTGACCGCAGTCGGCTGCAAGGTATGCTCCCAGGTTAGCGAAGCATCGGAGACCCGTTTAATAGTCGCAGAAGGGAACTGCTGGCGCAGTGCAACTTCCTGCCTGACAAGCGTGATATATTTACTCCCTACCATGAAAATTATGATTTGCCACTTTTGTGCCCACACCTCCCAGTATCCCACTACCTGCCGCCATTCTCCGGTGGCCCTCTTCCCGAGCAACCCTGGCCTTAATTGCTAACTCCTCGAAAGCCTTGGAAACCTCACGATTACCGAATGGGGCCGAGAGTGATTCTTGGATACGATACAGCCCATGTTGATTAAATGACCGCAATACATCCTGCTGTATCCGCTCGAGCCAATTATAGAAATTTTTCTCCTTCTGAGGCTCATCTGG
The sequence above is drawn from the Dyadobacter subterraneus genome and encodes:
- a CDS encoding DUF2188 domain-containing protein, giving the protein MKNYHLTKDRESWKLQRENTSRATANFSGSSKEEAIRKSAEILSDSNSSLKIHKMDGRIQEERTYPRSADPTKSKG
- a CDS encoding CBASS cGAMP-activated phospholipase produces the protein METEKSFNILSIDGGGIRGVFPAMLLANLEAELKQRGIENHQIFQHFQLITGTSTGGIIALALALGIPAKDIHDLYLNNAEKIFGKKKGLLSSLFYSKHDRSALEQLIRDKFREVHGGTDPLLLDCKIPVCIPIYDLMQGKPSVLKNKYHPRFVRDYHIPAYQAALATSAAPTYFDPFSAKYQDLKGIEQLFSNKVDGGVFANNPTLLAIIEAQKAFGQDLGNLRVLSIGTGHQKFTDACSRNDWGLLYWIKGRKRIMELFMQGQSQQVQNLISLLQNGIDKQEAENFIYKRIDTELDDTCFVELDETDRVRLEKLGEKAQHEFQNHANSIIEQFFTG